The following are from one region of the Strix uralensis isolate ZFMK-TIS-50842 chromosome 4, bStrUra1, whole genome shotgun sequence genome:
- the ASB5 gene encoding ankyrin repeat and SOCS box protein 5 isoform X3, with amino-acid sequence MSRIYNCNWLEVPWGDGDLGSWADRSPLHEAASQGRLLSLKTLLSQGYNVDTLTIDQVTPLHEACLGDHVGCARILLEAGANVNATTIDGVTPLFNACSRGSAACAELLLEYGAKAQWESCLPSPTHEAASRGHSECLEVLISWGIDVDQDLPHLGTPLYVACVSQQIHCIRKLLYAGANVQKGKHLETPLHAAAQHSSTEIVNLLLEFGADINAKNTDFERPVDLAAPSSLVERLLLLHEATPPSLCQLCRLCIRNYIGRARLHLVPQLQLPTILKNFLQYR; translated from the exons ATGAGTAGGATTTATAATTGCAATTGGTTGGAAGTACCATGGGGTGATGGAGATTTAG GTTCTTGGGCAGATCGCTCACCTCTGCATGAGGCAGCCAGTCAAGGACGTCTTCTTTCTCTAAAGACTTTATTGTCACAG GGGTACAATGTAGACACACTAACAATTGACCAAGTAACTCCACTTCATGAAGCCTGCCTGGGAGATCATGTAGGATGTGCAAGAATCCTTCTTGAAGCAGGAGCAAAT GTAAACGCTACAACAATTGATGGAGTGACACCTTTATTTAACGCATGTTCGAGAGGCAGTGCAGCATGTGCTGAGCTCCTGTTAGAGTATGGGGCCAAAGCTCAGTGGGAGTCCTGTCTTCCGTCACCAACTCATGAAGCAGCCAGCAGAG GTCACAGTGAATGTCTGGAGGTACTGATATCCTGGGGTATAGATGTTGACCAAGATCTTCCTCATTTAGGAACACCTCTGTATGTAGCATGTGTTTCACAGCAGATCCACTGTATTCGAAAGCTTCTTTATGCAG GTGCCAATGtgcagaaaggaaagcatttgGAAACTCCACTCCATGCTGCTGCCCAGCATTCTAGTACAGAGATTGTAAACTTACTTCTTGAATTTGGGGCAGACATAAATGccaaaaatacagattttgagaGGCCTGTTGATTTAGCTGCTCCAAGCAGTTTAGTGGAGAGACTGCTGCTCCTCCATGAAG CCACACCACCTTCTCTTTGTCAGCTCTGCCGACTATGTATCCGAAATTACATAGGAAGAGCTAGACTGCATCTTGTCCCACAACTCCAGCTGCCAACAATACTGAAGAATTTCTTACAGTATAGATAA